A single genomic interval of Lathyrus oleraceus cultivar Zhongwan6 chromosome 7, CAAS_Psat_ZW6_1.0, whole genome shotgun sequence harbors:
- the LOC127103814 gene encoding uncharacterized protein LOC127103814, whose translation MGQSKTSLKELLSVKRKFAESIDDYLNRFRLLKIRKKLDTRYLRDMAQLADRVRQVEKLKAEKARVSKDGQVLVPPGTKVPPLEQRKKQEFCKYHNFLGHKTSQCFLFRDLIQNVLNEGRLKFSKGKSPMKIDSHPLQVDDASYVEPIAINIVKITEDFDMVEFKKMKIRSKQHSEKLVKDWWNLSIGARLKTLK comes from the exons ATGGGGCAATCTAAGACTAGTTTGAAAGAATTGTTGAGCGTGAAACGAAAGTTCGCTGAGTCGATTGACGATTATCTGAATCGATTTCGGTTACTAAAAATAAG GAAGAAATTAGACACGCGGTATTTGAGAGACATGGCCCAGTTAGCTGACAGAGTTCGACAGGTCGAAAAACTAAAGGCCGAAAAAGCCAGAGTTAGTAAGG ATGGACAAGTACTTGTACCCCCAGGTACAAAAGTACCACCATTAGAACAGAGAAAGAAACAAGAGTTTTGTAAGTACCATAATTTTCTAGGACATAAGACCTCACAATGCTTTCTTTTTAGGGATCTTATTCAGAATGTACTCAATGAAGGTAGACTGAAGTTTTCTAAGGGAAAGTCACCTATGAAGATTGACTCTCACCCCTTGCAAGTTGATGATGCTAGCTACGTGGAACCTATAGCAATCAATATAGTCAAAATTACCGAAGATTTTGACATGGTTGAGTTTAAGAAAATGAAAATTAGATCGAAGCAGCATTCTGAAAAGCTGGTGAAAGATTGGTGGAATTTATCTATAGGTGCAAGGCTGAAGACTCTAAAGTGA